The following are encoded in a window of Manihot esculenta cultivar AM560-2 chromosome 8, M.esculenta_v8, whole genome shotgun sequence genomic DNA:
- the LOC122724396 gene encoding adenylyl-sulfate kinase 3-like, translating to MLADANFTVFMNMHLSLCESRDAKGLYKLALAEKIKGFTGTDDPYELPLNCEIEIKEKDGACPTASAMAGQVVSYLEDKGLAQDQ from the exons ATGTTGGCAGATGCTAATTTCACA GTTTTCATGAACATGCATCTGTCATTGTGTGAGTCCAGAGATGCTAAAGGCCTCTACAAGCTTGCACTAGCCGAAAAGATTAAAG GATTTACTGGCACAGATGATCCTTATGAACTACCTTTGAATTGCGAG atagaaataaaagagaaagatgGAGCCTGCCCCACAGCATCTGCCATGGCTGGACAAGTAGTGTCCTACTTGGAGGACAAAGGACTTGCGCAGGATCAGTGA
- the LOC110620780 gene encoding casein kinase 1-like protein HD16, whose translation MPELRSGARRSKRLDDLQTLQQPINPAENWIQPTQNKTRRRVGGRGRGGNATGVAKGALPAIPTRLTAGGRGRGIRLIDLDPEPCDGEAAALGAAEPGYNRVEVVADKDIAMEGGSAEKAIGVEEEGSTTPVPERVQVGNSPMYKIERKLGKGGFGQVYVGRRVSGGTDRTGPDAIEVALKFEHRNSKGCNYGPPYEWQVYNTLNGCYGIPWVHYKGRQGDFYILVMDMLGPSLWDVWNSLGQSMSPNMAACIAVEAISILEKLHMKGFVHGDVKPENFLLGQPGSADEKKLYLIDLGLASRWKDTSSGQHVDYDQRPDVFRGTIRYASVHAHLGRTGSRRDDLESLAYTLIFLIKGRLPWQGYQGDNKSFLVCKKKMATSPEMMCCFCPPPFKQFLEAVTNMKFDEEPNYSKLISFFESLIEPCTPLRPIRIDGALKVGQKRGRLLINLEEDEQPKKKIRLGSPATQWISVYNARRPMKQRYHYNVADARLRQHVDKGNEDGLYISCVASSANLWALIMDAGTGFTSQVYELSAVFLHKDWIMEQWEKNFYISSIAGASNGSSLVVMSKGTPYTQQSYKVSESFPFKWINKKWKEGFHVTSMTTAGSRWGVVMSRNAGYSDQVVELDFLYPSEGIHRRWESGYRITSMAATADQAAFILSIPKRKMVDETQETLRTSAFPSTHVKEKWSKNLYIASICYGRTVC comes from the exons ATGCCAGAATTGAGAAGCGGAGCTCGGAGATCGAAGCGTCTTGATGATCTTCAGACTCTCCAACAACCGATCAACCCAGCAGAGAATTGGATACAACCTACTCAAAACAAGACCAGAAGAAGAGTTGGTGGTAGAGGAAGAGGTGGCAATGCTACAGGTGTAGCAAAAGGGGCTTTGCCGGCAATACCCACAAGGCTGACTGCTGGCGGTAGAGGCCGTGGCATTAGGTTGATAGATTTAGACCCAGAACCTTGTGACGGGGAAGCTGCGGCTTTAGGAGCTGCTGAACCAGGTTATAATCGTGTTGAGGTAGTGGCTGACAAAGATATTGCAATGGAAGGTGGGAGTGCAGAGAAGGCAATAGGAGTTGAAGAAGAAGGAAGCACGACTCCAGTTCCTGAGAGG GTGCAAGTTGGTAATTCTCCCATGTATAAAATAGAAAGGAAGTTGGGTAAGGGTGGTTTTGGCCAAGTTTATGTTGGCAGAAGGGTAAGTGGTGGTACCGACAGAACTGGACCGGATGCGATTGAG GTCGCATTGAAGTTTGAGCACCGAAATAGCAAAGGCTGCAATTATGGCCCTCCTTATGAGTGGCAAGTGTATAA TACTCTAAATGGTTGTTATGGAATTCCTTGGGTGCATTACAAGGGCCGTCAAGGAGATTTCTACATTCTG GTAATGGATATGCTGGGGCCCAGTCTTTGGGATGTTTGGAATTCCCTAGGCCAATC GATGTCACCAAATATGGCGGCCTGCATTGCTGTGGAGGCAATATCAATTCTTGAAAAGCTTCATATGAAGGG GTTTGTGCATGGAGATGTGAAACCAGAAAATTTTTTACTTGGTCAACCTGGGAGTGCTGATGAGAAGAAGCTATATCTTATTGATCTTGGTTTGG CATCTAGATGGAAAGACACGTCATCTGGTCAACATGTTGACTATGATCAGAGGCCTGATGTATTCAG GGGAACAATAAGGTATGCTAGTGTACATGCACATTTAGGCCGAACCGGTAGTCGGAGGGATGACCTTGAGTCATTGGCTTACACATTGATATTTCTCATAAAAGGAAGATTGCCATGGCAGGGTTACCAG GGGGATAATAAGAGTTTCCTTGTTTGTAAGAAAAAGATGGCTACTTCTCCAGAGATGATGTGTTGTTTTTGTCCTCCTCCATTTAAACAATTCCTTGAAGCTGTTACAAATATGAAGTTTGATGAGGAGCCCAACTATTCGAAGCTAATATCTTTTTTTGAAAGCCTTATTGAACCTTGCACACCATTAAGACCAATTAGAATTGATGGAGCTCTTAAG GTTGGACAAAAGCGTGGAAGATTGCTTATAAATTTGGAAGAGGATGAGCAACCTAAGAAGAAAATACGATTAGGCAGTCCGGCTACACAGTGGATTTCTGTTTACAATGCTCGTCGACCCATGAAGCagag GTATCACTATAATGTAGCAGATGCAAGGCTGCGCCAGCATGTGGACAAGGGGAATGAAGATGGGTTGTATATCAGTTGTGTGGCCTCTTCAGCTAATCTCTGGGCCCTAATCATGGATGCTGGGACTGGTTTCACTTCGCAGGTTTATGAACTGTCGGCTGTCTTCCTGCACAAG GATTGGATTATGGAACAGTGGGAAAAGAATTTCTATATTAGTTCAATAGCTGGTGCAAGCAATGGAAGTTCATTAGTTGTTATGTCCAAAG GAACTCCTTATACCCAGCAGTCATACAAAGTTAGTGAGTCTTTTCCTTTCAAGTGGATAAATAAGAAGTGGAAAGAAGGCTTTCACGTCACATCCATGACAACTGCCGGCAGTCGCTGGGGTGTGGTGATGTCCAGGAATGCTGGATATTCTGATCAG GTCGTGGAGCTTGATTTTTTGTACCCAAGTGAAGGAATACATCGGCGATGGGAAAGTGGTTACAGGATAACATCTATGGCCGCCACTGCTGATCAGGCTGCCTTCATATTAAGCATACCAAAACGGAAGATGGTAGATGAGACTCAGGAAACACTTCGTACATCTGCCTTCCCAAGCACCCATGTAAAG GAAAAGTGGTCGAAAAATCTCTACATTGCATCAATCTGTTATGGGCGAACTGTCTGCTAA
- the LOC110621148 gene encoding putative H/ACA ribonucleoprotein complex subunit 1-like protein 1, with translation MRPPRGGGFRGGRDGGRGGRGGFGRGRGGFGRGGGGGFRDEGPPSEVVEISTFLHACEGDAVTKLTNEKIPYFNAPIFLQNKTQIGKVDEIFGPINESYFSIKMMEGIVATSYSPGDKFYIDPNKLLPLARFLPQPKGQAQAAARGGRGGGRGGGRGGGRGGGGFRGRGGPRGGRGGPPRGGSRGGGFRGRGRS, from the exons ATGAGGCCGCCTAGAGGTGGCGGTTTTAGGGGCGGTAGAGACGGGGGACGAGGTGGTCGTGGCGGCTTTGGTCGAGGTCGCGGCGGCTTTGGTCGCGGTGGTGGTGGGGGGTTTCGTGACGAGGGACCTCCTTCTGAAGTAGTAG AAATTTCTACATTTCTTCATGCCTGTGAGGGTGATGCAGTAACAAAGCTCACCAATGAGAAAATACCATATTTCAATGCTCCAATCTTTCTACAAAACAAGACTCAGATAGGGAAAGTTGACGAAATCTTTGGTCCTATCAATGAATCT TATTTTTCTATCAAAATGATGGAAGGCATTGTGGCAACTTCATATTCGCCCGGGGACAAATTCTACATTGATCCAAATAAGCTTTTACCTCTTGCAAGATTTCTTCCGCAACCAAA GGGACAGGCACAAGCAGCTGCAAGAGGTGGTCGCGGAGGAGGCAGAGGCGGTGGTAGAGGTGGTGGCCGAGGAGGTGGAGGCTTTCGTGGAAGGGGTGGTCCAAGAGGTGGTAGAGGTGGACCTCCTAGAGGAGGTTCCCGTGGTGGTGGCTTTAGGGGCAGAGGGAGATCATAG
- the LOC122724395 gene encoding uncharacterized protein LOC122724395, with product MCPLRFILVFFSAVLAGYFAWRTVRSSPEIEGINPVDSAVERTTLNDKQEFDVKKTIQNGFWLFVDMASGKYLWRNLKEMRN from the exons ATGTGTCCTCTGAGGTTTATCTTGGTTTTTTTCTCGGCGGTTTTGGCTGGATACTTTGCATGGAGGACGGTACGGTCATCGCCGGAGATTGAAGGAATAAATCCTGTTGATTCAGCGGTTGAACGGACAACATTGAATGATAAACAAGAATTCGATGTAAAGAAG ACGATTCAAAATGGATTCTGGTTATTCGTGGACATGGCCAGCGGAAAGTACCTGTGGAGGAATCTGAAGGAGATGAGAAATTGA
- the LOC110621147 gene encoding glutamate dehydrogenase 1, which produces MNALVATNRNFKLAARLLGLDSKLEKSLLIPFREIKVECTIPKDDGTLASFVGFRVQHDNARGPMKGGIRYHPEVDPDEVNALAQLMTWKTAVANIPYGGAKGGIGCNPGDLSISELERLTRVFTQKIHDLIGIHTDVPAPDMGTGPQTMAWILDEYSKFHGYSPAVVTGKPTDLGGSLGRDAATGRGVLFATEALLNEHGMSISGQRFVIQGFGNVGSWAAQLINEQGGKIVAVSDISGAIKNKNGIDIPSLVKHVQEHKGVKGFHGGDPIDPKSILVEDCDILIPAALGGVINRENANEIKAKFIIEAANHPTDPEADEILSKKGVAILPDIYANSGGVTVSYFEWVQNIQGFMWDEEKVNNELKTYMTKGFKDVKEMCKTHNCDLRMGAFTLGVNRVARATVLRGWEA; this is translated from the exons ATGAACGCACTAGTGGCAACCAACAGAAACTTTAAGCTGGCAGCCAGGCTGCTTGGGCTCGACTCCAAGCTTGAGAAGAGCTTGCTTATTCCATTCAGAGAAATCAAG GTTGAATGCACCATACCCAAAGATGATGGGACATTGGCATCTTTTGTTGGGTTCAGGGTCCAGCATGACAATGCTAGAGGCCCAATGAAGGGGGGAATTAGATATCACCCAGAG GTTGATCCAGATGAGGTGAATGCATTAGCACAGCTCATGACATGGAAGACAGCAGTAGCAAATATCCCATATGGTGGGGCTAAAGGTGGGATAGGATGTAATCCAGGGGATTTAAGCATATCTGAGCTAGAGAGACTCACCAGAGTTTTCACACAAAAGATTCATGATCTGATAGGGATTCACACTGATGTTCCAGCTCCAGATATGGGAACTGGACCCCAG ACAATGGCATGGATTCTAGATGAATACTCCAAATTCCATGGTTATTCACCTGCAGTTGTGACTGGAAAGCCTACT gaCCTCGGAGGATCTCTAGGCAGAGATGCTGCCACCGGAAGAGGAGTCCTCTTTGCCACAGAAGCCTTGCTTAATGAGCATGGCATGTCCATATCTGGCCAACGGTTTGTCATCCAG GGTTTCGGCAACGTGGGTTCCTGGGCTGCCCAATTGATCAATGAGCAAGGTGGGAAGATAGTTGCTGTAAGTGATATCTCTGGAGCTATAAAGAACAAAAATGGAATAGATATTCCAAGCCTAGTCAAACATGTACAGGAACATAAGGGTGTCAAAGGATTCCATGGTGGGGATCCAATAGATCCTAAATCAATATTAGTTGAGGATTGTGATATTCTCATTCCAGCAGCTCTTGGGGGAGTCATCAACAG AGAAAATGCAAATGAAATAAAAGCCAAATTCATTATTGAAGCTGCCAACCATCCAACTGATCCGGAGGCCGATGAG attttatcaaaaaaagGAGTTGCTATTCTTCCAGACATATATGCAAACTCTGGAGGAGTTACCGTTAGTTATTTTGAGTGGGTGCAG AACATTCAAGGTTTCATGTGGGATGAGGAGAAAGTGAATAACGAGCTCAAGACTTACATGACCAAAGGATTCAAAGATGTGAAGGAGATGTGCAAGACCCACAACTGCGATCTCCGTATGGGAGCCTTCACTCTAGGAGTTAATCGCGTCGCTCGAGCTACTGTTCTTAGAGGTTGGGAAGCCTAA